A single genomic interval of Helianthus annuus cultivar XRQ/B chromosome 6, HanXRQr2.0-SUNRISE, whole genome shotgun sequence harbors:
- the LOC110865629 gene encoding uncharacterized protein LOC110865629 isoform X6: MNMTVPSSQPAKSGAGKQKKVINRSINAGMETETRTRVREIEKGRGKAEITIERDQNQGWAFSDCTTEALKAMVVYATRSGASIRVKLNLVNARPGLVCC, encoded by the exons ATG AATATGACAGTTCCGTCATCTCAACCGGCTAAATCCGGCGCTGGAAAGCAGAAAAAGGTCATAAATCGATCAATCAATG CAGGGATGGAGACAGAGACTAGGACCAGAGTTCGAGAGATAGAGAAAGGGAGAGGAAAGGCAGAGATAACGATAGAGAGAGATCAAAATCAAGGTTGGGCTTTCTCAGATTGCACAACTGAAGCTTTAAAG gCAATGGTTGTGTATGCTACACGAAGTGGTGCCAGCATAAGGGTTAAACTCAACTTGGTCAACGCTAGG CCTGGCTTGGTTTGTTGCTAA
- the LOC110865629 gene encoding uncharacterized protein LOC110865629 isoform X4, producing MNMTVPSSQPAKSGAGKQKKVINRSINAGMETETRTRVREIEKGRGKAEITIERDQNQGWAFSDCTTEALKAMVVYATRSGASIRVKLNLVNARKPGLVCC from the exons ATG AATATGACAGTTCCGTCATCTCAACCGGCTAAATCCGGCGCTGGAAAGCAGAAAAAGGTCATAAATCGATCAATCAATG CAGGGATGGAGACAGAGACTAGGACCAGAGTTCGAGAGATAGAGAAAGGGAGAGGAAAGGCAGAGATAACGATAGAGAGAGATCAAAATCAAGGTTGGGCTTTCTCAGATTGCACAACTGAAGCTTTAAAG gCAATGGTTGTGTATGCTACACGAAGTGGTGCCAGCATAAGGGTTAAACTCAACTTGGTCAACGCTAGG AAGCCTGGCTTGGTTTGTTGCTAA
- the LOC110865629 gene encoding uncharacterized protein LOC110865629 isoform X2: MNMTVPSSQPAKSGAGKQKKVINRSINGMETETRTRVREIEKGRGKAEITIERDQNQGWAFSDCTTEALKAMVVYATRSGASIRVKLNLVNARFMEIAYKGC, translated from the exons ATG AATATGACAGTTCCGTCATCTCAACCGGCTAAATCCGGCGCTGGAAAGCAGAAAAAGGTCATAAATCGATCAATCAATG GGATGGAGACAGAGACTAGGACCAGAGTTCGAGAGATAGAGAAAGGGAGAGGAAAGGCAGAGATAACGATAGAGAGAGATCAAAATCAAGGTTGGGCTTTCTCAGATTGCACAACTGAAGCTTTAAAG gCAATGGTTGTGTATGCTACACGAAGTGGTGCCAGCATAAGGGTTAAACTCAACTTGGTCAACGCTAGG TTCATGGAGATAGCTTATAAAGGTTGTTGA
- the LOC110865629 gene encoding uncharacterized protein LOC110865629 isoform X1 has translation MNMTVPSSQPAKSGAGKQKKVINRSINAGMETETRTRVREIEKGRGKAEITIERDQNQGWAFSDCTTEALKAMVVYATRSGASIRVKLNLVNARFMEIAYKGC, from the exons ATG AATATGACAGTTCCGTCATCTCAACCGGCTAAATCCGGCGCTGGAAAGCAGAAAAAGGTCATAAATCGATCAATCAATG CAGGGATGGAGACAGAGACTAGGACCAGAGTTCGAGAGATAGAGAAAGGGAGAGGAAAGGCAGAGATAACGATAGAGAGAGATCAAAATCAAGGTTGGGCTTTCTCAGATTGCACAACTGAAGCTTTAAAG gCAATGGTTGTGTATGCTACACGAAGTGGTGCCAGCATAAGGGTTAAACTCAACTTGGTCAACGCTAGG TTCATGGAGATAGCTTATAAAGGTTGTTGA
- the LOC110865629 gene encoding uncharacterized protein LOC110865629 isoform X5, with translation MTVPSSQPAKSGAGKQKKVINRSINGMETETRTRVREIEKGRGKAEITIERDQNQGWAFSDCTTEALKAMVVYATRSGASIRVKLNLVNARFMEIAYKGC, from the exons ATGACAGTTCCGTCATCTCAACCGGCTAAATCCGGCGCTGGAAAGCAGAAAAAGGTCATAAATCGATCAATCAATG GGATGGAGACAGAGACTAGGACCAGAGTTCGAGAGATAGAGAAAGGGAGAGGAAAGGCAGAGATAACGATAGAGAGAGATCAAAATCAAGGTTGGGCTTTCTCAGATTGCACAACTGAAGCTTTAAAG gCAATGGTTGTGTATGCTACACGAAGTGGTGCCAGCATAAGGGTTAAACTCAACTTGGTCAACGCTAGG TTCATGGAGATAGCTTATAAAGGTTGTTGA
- the LOC110865629 gene encoding uncharacterized protein LOC110865629 isoform X3, whose product MTVPSSQPAKSGAGKQKKVINRSINAGMETETRTRVREIEKGRGKAEITIERDQNQGWAFSDCTTEALKAMVVYATRSGASIRVKLNLVNARFMEIAYKGC is encoded by the exons ATGACAGTTCCGTCATCTCAACCGGCTAAATCCGGCGCTGGAAAGCAGAAAAAGGTCATAAATCGATCAATCAATG CAGGGATGGAGACAGAGACTAGGACCAGAGTTCGAGAGATAGAGAAAGGGAGAGGAAAGGCAGAGATAACGATAGAGAGAGATCAAAATCAAGGTTGGGCTTTCTCAGATTGCACAACTGAAGCTTTAAAG gCAATGGTTGTGTATGCTACACGAAGTGGTGCCAGCATAAGGGTTAAACTCAACTTGGTCAACGCTAGG TTCATGGAGATAGCTTATAAAGGTTGTTGA